One genomic region from Acidimicrobiia bacterium encodes:
- a CDS encoding DinB family protein: MNPIGATPDNKDWTWVLDRPCPECGAWVGALPIAEIAEANRGNVQGWLAVLDRDEAWLRTRPDPGVWSPLEYACHVRDVYRLFAQRLDLMLSEDDPAFANWDPNLTQEEERYDLADPRVVREELAAAGEAIATKFDKITPEQLARTGRRSDGANFTVETFARYEIHDPVHHLWDVTGRTSSLGS; the protein is encoded by the coding sequence ATGAATCCCATCGGTGCAACACCTGACAACAAAGATTGGACCTGGGTGCTTGACCGTCCCTGCCCGGAGTGTGGAGCATGGGTTGGTGCCCTGCCCATCGCCGAGATTGCCGAGGCCAATCGTGGGAACGTTCAAGGGTGGTTGGCTGTTCTCGATCGGGACGAAGCATGGCTACGAACTCGACCCGACCCCGGAGTCTGGTCGCCCCTCGAATACGCCTGTCATGTACGGGACGTGTATCGACTCTTCGCCCAACGCCTGGATCTCATGCTTTCCGAGGACGATCCAGCCTTTGCCAACTGGGACCCGAACCTCACCCAAGAGGAGGAGCGTTACGACCTGGCGGATCCCCGGGTCGTGCGGGAGGAACTAGCTGCCGCAGGTGAGGCAATCGCTACGAAATTCGACAAGATCACCCCTGAACAGCTTGCCCGCACCGGTCGCCGAAGCGACGGCGCCAACTTCACAGTTGAAACCTTCGCGAGATACGAGATCCACGATCCGGTTCACCATCTGTGGGACGTCACCGGACGAACTTCCAGCCTCGGCAGCTAG